CGCCAAGGAAGGCCCCGAGTCCCTTCTTGCCCATCAATTTGCCCAGCGCCTTTTGTCCCTGCTCTTCCACCGCCCGCTGACCTGCGCGCTGGGCAAGGTCGCCGACGTCGGGCACTACGGTTGGCTTCGGCAACTGCCCGGTAATGCGCAGCGGGATATCAATCTGACCGCTATTGTTGGTGACGTACACGACGTTTTTCTTCTGTGCGATGATTTCGTTGGTGAGCTGCTGAGTCAGCAGGATACGCGCCGTCAGGTCGATGTTCTTGTCCATGTCGAACCATCCGTCCCCATTCATCGCGTAGTCCGCCGTTCTCATCACGAGGTCGTGGGTCGTGATGCGCGGTCCCTGGATGACGAAAGTCAGTCCCAGCTGCTGGAAATCGGTGTCAGGGTTGCTGAACAGTTCCGGATGATTGCTTGCGATCGACTGTGGCACCAGCGAACCTATTACCGGCAGATTCTGCGTCTTGGCAAAAACCTGCGCACCGAGATTAACGCCGACCAGTTTGCCCCGTGCCACCTGTGCTTGCCCGCTGCCCGTAAGGGTCGGCTTGATCGCGTCGAAACTACCCTGGTTCTTGCCCGATAACTGCACCCGCCCGCTCAGAAATCCGCGCACCACACCTGCGGCTTTGGCCTTCTGAGACTGGAGCGCCTGCTGGAGATCTAGACCGGCCATGGTGACGGCGGCGTTGAATGGTCCCCCGGTCTCCAGGCTCGCGTCGGCAGTGCCGGAGGTCGAACCGCCGAAGGCGCCCATCTCAAGCTGGGATACGTGCAGCTGCTTGCCGGCCAGCGAAGTGACGACCGTAAGTCCGGTATAGGCAATGTTGTTCAGATTTCCCGCAGGTGAGGTGAGCTTGTTGTCGTCAAGCGCGACACCATTGGCCATCGAGAACGTGCCGGTCGCGCGAACCCCCGTCAGTTGCTCGTTCGCAGGCCGGTTGGGTGAAAAATCCGTGGTCCGCAACGCGTCGGCGGTGAACTCATAGGTCGCTCTCGGGGGATAAATCGGATCACTACGCGCGCTCAGAGTGGCGCGACCCGTGCCCAATTTGAACGCCAACGGTCCGATGTCCGCCGCGGTCCCGCTAAGCTTGATGTCGCCCCCGAGGTCGCTGACGGCGGTACCGCCTTGCCCCGGGCGCGGCAACGTCATGCCCGCGAGTGTTACAACCCCATTCGCAGATGGCTTGCCGCCCGCATACGCAACCTGGCTATGAACCTCGCCCTTGCCGGTGATTCCGAGCTTCGCGGCAGTCGGCACCAGCTTGGCAAGCGAAGCAATGTCGAAGCGATTGGTGTCGATCTTGCCGCTGAAGCTTCCACCGCCAAATTTGATCGCAGTCGCTTCCAGGTTCAGATCGCCGAGCACGATCGTAGCTTTGGATACACCGACTTCCGAGCCGTTGCGCGAGGCATCAAACGCAAACTTGAGCGTGGTCCCGGCCGGTTTCTGAAACGAGTCTCCGAACGCTACCCGATTCGGGGTCAGATCGCTTGCCGCCTTGATCGAAAGCGCGCCGAGCTTGCCCTGCATGCTGGCGTCCAGGCTGACCTTGTCCGAAACCTCGAGTTTGGCCACAATCGCCTTGGCAAATTCGAGCTCGCCGACTTGTGCGACCGCAACTGGACTGGCCCGCAAATGCAAGTCGATGCCGATTTCATTGGGATCGATGCGACCGCCGGTTGCAAGCGGCCCGACGCGGCCGGCGAGTTTGATGTTCTGCTCGTCGCCAAACACCGCCATTACAAGAGCGAGATCAAACGGCGAAGTGAAGGTGAAGCCTTTCAGATCGAGATCGATGTGCGAGATGGTGACGGGTGGCAGCCCTGCTTGCTCGTAAACGATCTTGCCCTGCTGAATTGCGAAGTTGTGCACCTCAAGCACGCCAATCGCGCCGGCACCGCCTGGGGTTTTCTTTGGCGCCTCGCTTAGCGGCGATTGACTGATTGCACCGCCGCCCGCGCCCTTTTCCGCTTGCCCCGGCGCGAGGTTCCCGACTGCGCCCTTCTTGCCGATGGTCGACACGTTGAGCTGGCCTTGTCCGTTGCGAATGATCCGAATTTCCGGCTCGTTCAGCACCACCTTGCTGACCCGAAGCTGTCGTGCGAGCAGCGGAATCAGTTCGAGCTTCGCCGAAACATCGGAGGTCGAAACAAACGGGCGTGCCGAGAAGTCAGGATCATCGGCCACAGTGACGCCGGTCAGGTCTGCGCTGACGCCCCATCCGAGTTGCGCCCTGATTTGCGCAACCTCGATCCTTCTGCCGAGCGCGGCGCTCACGCGTTGCAGGAGAAAGCCGCGATTCTCGGCAATTATCGAATTCAAATTCGCAGCCGCGTAGATGAATATCGCGATCAGGGCAAGGATCAGTGCCCCGACGATACTGCCAACGACGATGAGAGGTTTGCGCATGCGAATCCGCGAAGTTTTCGAATGTGAGATCGACCATTTTAGTTCAAATGCGATCGAGTCGCACGCAGGATCGGTTCGCTTCAAAGTTTGAGCGGGTGATTCCCCGGCGGGCTTTGGCACGGCATAATTTGGGTGCCACTCGGTCAGGATTTTTCCTTGTCATGGCCAGGAAACAGAAATCGCGGCGGCGGGAGCCACCCAAGCGGCGAGATGCCAAGCCGGTGGTCTTTTCACCCTTCCAGGACCTGAAGAAGATGCTGGCCGGGCGCATCGCGAACGCTTCAGCGCCTGCGTCCAAGAAGGCGGCAATGCAGACTGACCGCGCTGAGGCGCGGGCAGCATCGAAGCCAATCGACGAGGAGGCCCTTCTGCGCGAGGCACTGGCAGGAGTCAAGCCGCTCAATGGCGCCGCGCGAGTGCCTCTCGAACGCAGGACCAACCGGGCGATCGTCAGTGAAGACGATGAGGTCATTGCACAACTTTCCGACCTGGTTTCGGGCCAAGCTCCTTTCGACATCACCGAGACGGACGAGTACGTCGAAGGTATGCGGGTCGGACTGGACCCGCGGCTACTTTCGCAGTTGCGGCGCGGAGAGTTTGCGATGCAGTCGCATATCGATCTGCATGGAATGACCCAGCCAGCAGCGTATCAGGCGCTGACCGATTTCATTCTCGAATCAGTCCGCAAGGGTTTGCGATCAGTGCTAGTCGTTCACGGGCGCGGTCTCGGCTCGCCCGGCGGGCGACCGGTGCTCAAACACGCCGCGGCCAACTGGCTGTCGCATGGGACTATCGGGGGCCACGTACTCGCATTCACCACAGCACGCGCTCATGACGGTGGCGCGGGCGCGATGTACGTCTTGCTGCGGCGCGAAAAGCAGCGCGCTCCATTTGAGATACTGGAAGGCACGAAGAGAAGATAAAACCATTCCCTCGGATTCTGGAAAGTTTCAGTGACCAAAAATCGCCCTCACGAAAGCGGCGCTACCCCAAACCTGAGGAATGAAAAAAGGCGGAACCCCGACTGGAGTTCCACCTTTTTTTGCACGGTCGACTCGAGACTAGATCTTCGCCTGCAGGAAGAATGCGATCACCAGCGCATACAGGGTCAACGCTTCGATGAACGCGAGGCCGATGATCATGGGCACGAAGATCTGACCGGCGCTGTTGGGATTGCGCCCGATCGATTCCATTGCCGACGCAGCCATCCGCCCCTGACCGATAGCGCTCCCGAACGCCGCGATACCGATACCGATATTCGCCGAGAGTGCGATCAAACCGGCGCGTAGTGGATGCTGCAGCGCAGCAGCAGTGCCGGCGTCTTGTGCCAACGCGAGCAACGGTGACATCAGCACCGCTGCCGTCACCATCATGGTGATCGTTCCGATTTTACGAGCCATTCTGCGATCTCCTTGTCTTTCGCGATCCCGGCGCCGCCTCTACCACCTCCTCTATCCTCTACCACTGCAAGCTAGGTGCGGAGTTCCTTTGTCGCGCAAAGATCCTTGGTCAGTGTGTCCTCAATTACCGTGGCTGGTCGAGAGCCGGACATAGCTCATCGCCAACACCATGAAGATGATCGCCTGGATGATGCAGACGATCGAACCGAGTGCGTAAAACGCCAGTGGAACAACCAGCTTGGTCAGCCCGGTAAAGATACTCAGGACCGTGTGGTCGGCAAACATATTGGCGTAGAGACGAATTCCGAGCGAAAACGGGCGGAACAGGTTGTCGGCGATATTGATCGGGACCATCAGGAAGAACAGCCACCAGACCGGCCCGACCAGATCGTTGCGAAGAAATTGAATGAGGCCCTGCGCTTTTACTCCCTGATAGATGTAGTAGACGAAGCAGATAGCACCAAGCCCGAAGGTCAGGTCAGAGTCACCGGTGGGCGGTTCCATGCCTGGTAACAGCCCGAAGAAGTTGGCGGCCAATATAAACATGAACAGCGTTCCGAAAAACGGAACCCACAGCCGCCAGTGAGGCGACTCGGTCACGTCGCGTACGAACCCGTCCATCCACTCGACCAGCACTTCGCCGACGGAGCGCAGGCTGATTCGCTCGTCGGGAACCACCGGGTCC
Above is a genomic segment from Candidatus Binataceae bacterium containing:
- a CDS encoding AsmA-like C-terminal region-containing protein, which produces MRKPLIVVGSIVGALILALIAIFIYAAANLNSIIAENRGFLLQRVSAALGRRIEVAQIRAQLGWGVSADLTGVTVADDPDFSARPFVSTSDVSAKLELIPLLARQLRVSKVVLNEPEIRIIRNGQGQLNVSTIGKKGAVGNLAPGQAEKGAGGGAISQSPLSEAPKKTPGGAGAIGVLEVHNFAIQQGKIVYEQAGLPPVTISHIDLDLKGFTFTSPFDLALVMAVFGDEQNIKLAGRVGPLATGGRIDPNEIGIDLHLRASPVAVAQVGELEFAKAIVAKLEVSDKVSLDASMQGKLGALSIKAASDLTPNRVAFGDSFQKPAGTTLKFAFDASRNGSEVGVSKATIVLGDLNLEATAIKFGGGSFSGKIDTNRFDIASLAKLVPTAAKLGITGKGEVHSQVAYAGGKPSANGVVTLAGMTLPRPGQGGTAVSDLGGDIKLSGTAADIGPLAFKLGTGRATLSARSDPIYPPRATYEFTADALRTTDFSPNRPANEQLTGVRATGTFSMANGVALDDNKLTSPAGNLNNIAYTGLTVVTSLAGKQLHVSQLEMGAFGGSTSGTADASLETGGPFNAAVTMAGLDLQQALQSQKAKAAGVVRGFLSGRVQLSGKNQGSFDAIKPTLTGSGQAQVARGKLVGVNLGAQVFAKTQNLPVIGSLVPQSIASNHPELFSNPDTDFQQLGLTFVIQGPRITTHDLVMRTADYAMNGDGWFDMDKNIDLTARILLTQQLTNEIIAQKKNVVYVTNNSGQIDIPLRITGQLPKPTVVPDVGDLAQRAGQRAVEEQGQKALGKLMGKKGLGAFLGGGGNANTKGGNGGNSQPANPLNQLKGLFGR
- a CDS encoding Smr/MutS family protein, which codes for MARKQKSRRREPPKRRDAKPVVFSPFQDLKKMLAGRIANASAPASKKAAMQTDRAEARAASKPIDEEALLREALAGVKPLNGAARVPLERRTNRAIVSEDDEVIAQLSDLVSGQAPFDITETDEYVEGMRVGLDPRLLSQLRRGEFAMQSHIDLHGMTQPAAYQALTDFILESVRKGLRSVLVVHGRGLGSPGGRPVLKHAAANWLSHGTIGGHVLAFTTARAHDGGAGAMYVLLRREKQRAPFEILEGTKRR
- the atpE gene encoding ATP synthase F0 subunit C, with translation MARKIGTITMMVTAAVLMSPLLALAQDAGTAAALQHPLRAGLIALSANIGIGIAAFGSAIGQGRMAASAMESIGRNPNSAGQIFVPMIIGLAFIEALTLYALVIAFFLQAKI
- the atpB gene encoding F0F1 ATP synthase subunit A, yielding MPESVHFLELIGGEKIPAVITGTWIVMGLLIVFGLLARRSLASATDPVVPDERISLRSVGEVLVEWMDGFVRDVTESPHWRLWVPFFGTLFMFILAANFFGLLPGMEPPTGDSDLTFGLGAICFVYYIYQGVKAQGLIQFLRNDLVGPVWWLFFLMVPINIADNLFRPFSLGIRLYANMFADHTVLSIFTGLTKLVVPLAFYALGSIVCIIQAIIFMVLAMSYVRLSTSHGN